In Candidatus Hydrogenedentota bacterium, one DNA window encodes the following:
- a CDS encoding alpha/beta hydrolase, whose translation MDKHVSVVAIVGLAALSGLVILCAAAEEHASVPERVQEPAPFEKRVFTLPDGKHMNCRQRKGDGPVLVLIPGTWGTFDGFAALIAELPGDLPLVVIELCWQGGNVPPTLDLSIEQLAGDVLWVVEALGLEHFYIGGHSIGGMIAVEIAGREIPGLAGVIAMEGWTHHTVAKTAFANEVTGELTPSQRSEYEAYRARGRAHLSDAQMAAIAAIWRRWNGYDCLMRSKVPILEVWGDRGKPRPPRETLQIPERPNIQLAWVTGASHLMLIQAPKAVAEFVCAFIERNASGSPPE comes from the coding sequence ATGGACAAACACGTTTCTGTCGTTGCCATTGTAGGGTTGGCGGCTTTATCCGGCCTGGTGATATTGTGCGCTGCCGCCGAGGAACACGCATCCGTCCCCGAACGTGTCCAGGAGCCGGCGCCCTTCGAAAAAAGAGTCTTCACGCTTCCGGACGGGAAGCACATGAACTGCCGCCAACGGAAGGGCGACGGACCCGTGCTGGTGCTGATACCCGGGACTTGGGGGACCTTTGACGGGTTTGCGGCACTTATCGCCGAGCTGCCGGGAGACCTTCCCCTCGTGGTGATTGAGCTCTGCTGGCAGGGCGGCAATGTTCCGCCCACGCTGGATCTTTCCATCGAGCAACTCGCCGGCGATGTGTTGTGGGTTGTGGAGGCTTTGGGTCTCGAGCACTTCTACATAGGCGGCCACAGTATCGGCGGCATGATCGCCGTCGAGATTGCGGGGCGCGAGATTCCCGGGCTCGCCGGCGTCATCGCAATGGAGGGGTGGACCCACCATACCGTGGCCAAAACAGCCTTTGCGAATGAGGTCACCGGAGAACTTACTCCATCGCAGAGAAGCGAGTATGAAGCGTACCGTGCCCGGGGGCGCGCGCATCTCTCGGATGCGCAAATGGCTGCTATCGCGGCTATCTGGCGCCGCTGGAACGGCTATGACTGTCTGATGCGCTCGAAAGTCCCAATCCTGGAGGTTTGGGGCGATCGCGGGAAGCCGCGGCCGCCCCGCGAGACGTTGCAGATTCCCGAGCGGCCGAATATCCAGCTCGCGTGGGTCACGGGCGCGTCTCACCTCATGCTGATACAGGCGCCAAAGGCCGTAGCGGAATTCGTGTGTGCTTTCATCGAGCGGAATGCATCCGGCTCTCCGCCGGAATGA
- a CDS encoding peptidylprolyl isomerase, with protein sequence MKLARTAMTAAVLAGVCLGAWAQAPKLEGLDIVLDAVPAGPVALVNNQPIPSEEFVELYKGELTRYQQMRPQDTISDAFRIGLALRCMRTLIEKELLLQEAEKRDVTISDEVVEQRWAKEIENIGKQLSQNKDKPLTEEEVLKEAGAKRENAIAELREALLIEKMREIIAKDQGVTVTDDEVKKQFEEMNKDGARPSDRAHMRQIFLRAPAGAGGAASSARETARNKAQEALSRIRAGRNFEAVAKEVSDEPFRSKGGDLGPALIETMPDFMAEAARTLSPGEISDVIESEFGYHIIQLVELLPGEEVTYEKAAPFIKSTLMLRKTNAAVEEFCRKATENEDAIQTALDLDKKLITHPELLDMLDVGKMPAEAPASLQP encoded by the coding sequence ATGAAATTGGCACGAACCGCCATGACCGCCGCCGTGCTCGCCGGCGTATGCCTGGGCGCATGGGCCCAGGCGCCTAAGCTCGAAGGACTGGATATCGTTCTGGATGCGGTGCCGGCAGGGCCCGTGGCGCTGGTGAACAACCAGCCTATTCCTTCCGAGGAATTCGTTGAATTGTATAAGGGGGAACTGACCCGTTACCAGCAGATGCGGCCTCAGGACACCATTTCAGATGCGTTTCGCATTGGTCTGGCGCTTCGCTGCATGCGGACGCTGATCGAAAAGGAGTTGCTGCTGCAGGAAGCCGAAAAGCGGGACGTAACGATCTCCGACGAGGTGGTCGAACAGCGGTGGGCAAAGGAAATTGAGAACATCGGAAAGCAACTCTCGCAGAACAAAGACAAGCCCCTTACCGAAGAAGAGGTTCTCAAGGAGGCCGGCGCGAAGCGTGAGAACGCCATCGCGGAGTTGCGGGAAGCCCTCCTGATCGAGAAGATGCGCGAAATCATCGCCAAGGACCAGGGCGTCACCGTCACGGACGACGAAGTCAAGAAGCAGTTCGAGGAAATGAATAAAGACGGGGCGCGGCCCTCCGACCGTGCCCATATGCGCCAGATCTTCCTGCGCGCGCCGGCCGGCGCTGGCGGTGCCGCCTCATCGGCCCGCGAAACCGCACGAAATAAGGCCCAGGAAGCCCTGAGCCGCATCCGGGCCGGCAGGAATTTCGAGGCGGTTGCCAAAGAAGTTTCCGATGAGCCGTTTCGGAGCAAAGGCGGAGACCTGGGACCCGCCCTTATCGAGACCATGCCGGATTTCATGGCGGAAGCCGCGCGCACACTCAGCCCGGGCGAGATTTCCGACGTGATCGAAAGCGAGTTCGGCTACCATATCATCCAACTGGTCGAGCTGCTTCCGGGCGAAGAGGTGACCTACGAGAAGGCGGCGCCGTTTATCAAGAGCACCCTGATGCTGCGCAAGACCAATGCGGCCGTCGAGGAGTTCTGCCGCAAAGCCACGGAAAACGAGGATGCGATTCAGACTGCCCTCGATCTGGATAAGAAACTCATTACCCATCCCGAATTGCTTGACATGCTTGATGTGGGGAAAATGCCCGCAGAGGCGCCGGCGAGCCTGCAACCGTGA
- a CDS encoding ABC transporter substrate-binding protein, with protein MRRITLGLLAVALVLGCGGQSAQPAASGGGGAEGAKYTIAVIPKGTTHDFWLTVKAGAEDAAKEFNAKTYWKGPDKETEVVKQLNIIEDFITMEVDAIVMAACDENAMIDVVKRAKDAGIPVVTIDSGVKSGDPVTFVATDNVAGAKAAGNELARLIGGKGEVGLIPFVKGAATSEMREQGFKEALAEFPEIKLVSTLYSESDAAKGMNVTQDMITANPNLAGIFAANEGGAIGAAQAIRADGKVGAIKLVAFDASDEEIAALKEGVIQALVVQNPYKMGYEGVKAAVDHLEGRPVEKRIDTGVTVVTMENFGQPDVHKVLYPLGQK; from the coding sequence ATGAGACGCATCACACTCGGATTGCTGGCGGTTGCCTTGGTGCTGGGGTGCGGAGGCCAATCCGCGCAACCCGCCGCATCGGGAGGCGGCGGCGCCGAAGGCGCGAAATACACCATTGCGGTGATTCCAAAGGGCACCACCCACGATTTCTGGCTCACCGTAAAGGCCGGGGCCGAAGATGCCGCAAAAGAGTTCAACGCAAAGACCTATTGGAAAGGTCCCGACAAGGAAACCGAGGTCGTCAAACAGCTCAATATCATCGAGGATTTCATCACGATGGAGGTCGACGCCATCGTGATGGCGGCCTGCGATGAGAACGCCATGATCGACGTCGTCAAACGCGCCAAGGATGCCGGTATCCCCGTTGTCACGATCGACTCGGGCGTAAAATCCGGCGACCCTGTCACCTTCGTGGCCACGGACAACGTGGCGGGCGCGAAAGCCGCGGGCAACGAACTCGCACGGCTCATCGGCGGCAAAGGCGAAGTCGGTCTCATCCCCTTTGTGAAAGGCGCCGCCACCTCCGAGATGCGCGAGCAGGGATTCAAGGAAGCCCTCGCGGAATTCCCCGAAATCAAGCTGGTATCGACTCTCTACAGCGAAAGCGACGCCGCCAAAGGCATGAACGTCACGCAGGACATGATCACCGCCAACCCCAACCTGGCAGGTATCTTTGCGGCCAACGAAGGCGGCGCCATCGGCGCCGCTCAGGCCATCCGCGCCGACGGCAAAGTCGGCGCGATCAAGCTCGTGGCGTTCGATGCGTCAGACGAGGAAATCGCCGCGCTCAAGGAAGGCGTCATCCAGGCCCTTGTGGTGCAGAATCCGTATAAAATGGGATACGAAGGCGTGAAAGCCGCGGTTGACCATCTCGAAGGGCGCCCCGTCGAGAAACGCATCGACACGGGGGTAACCGTGGTCACCATGGAGAATTTCGGCCAGCCCGACGTGCACAAGGTATTGTATCCCCTCGGCCAGAAATGA
- a CDS encoding PAC2 family protein, with product MTHEALKMDRVPTLAGASMVIGLTGWMDGGEVSTGTVEYLIDLLDARLFAEIDPSGFYIYNFPGSMEVSSLFRPHAVIEAGLVVAYHEPRNRFYVAEEHNLVLFEGKEPNLRWPDFADCMFALAAKCGVSRIVFIGSVAGIVPHTREPRLYGSVSDEKFRPLLDDLGLEPTDYEGPASLTTYLSALAGERDLQMTTVVEEIPAYVQERNVRCIEAVTRKVADMLGLALSLDELHEETVEFERRLAEIVGGKPELAALIRKMEQAYDKELTGSQMDDLKSWFEKQNIRLN from the coding sequence ATGACACACGAAGCACTCAAAATGGACCGCGTGCCCACACTTGCCGGCGCCAGCATGGTGATCGGGCTGACCGGCTGGATGGACGGCGGCGAGGTGTCGACGGGCACGGTGGAATACCTGATAGACCTGCTCGATGCCCGGTTGTTCGCCGAGATCGACCCGTCGGGCTTTTATATCTACAACTTCCCGGGCAGCATGGAGGTTTCGTCGCTGTTCCGGCCGCATGCGGTGATCGAGGCCGGGCTTGTCGTGGCGTACCATGAGCCCCGGAACCGTTTTTACGTGGCCGAAGAGCACAACCTCGTGCTCTTCGAGGGAAAAGAGCCCAATTTGCGTTGGCCGGATTTCGCCGACTGCATGTTCGCGCTGGCCGCGAAATGCGGGGTGAGCCGCATCGTATTCATCGGAAGCGTGGCGGGGATCGTGCCGCATACGCGGGAACCTCGCCTGTACGGCTCTGTATCGGACGAGAAGTTTCGGCCGCTGTTGGATGATCTGGGGCTCGAACCCACCGACTACGAAGGTCCCGCCAGTCTGACGACATATCTGTCCGCTCTCGCGGGTGAACGGGACCTTCAGATGACAACCGTTGTTGAGGAGATCCCGGCGTACGTGCAGGAGCGCAATGTCAGATGCATCGAAGCGGTCACGCGCAAGGTCGCCGATATGCTGGGATTGGCCCTCTCCCTGGACGAACTCCACGAGGAAACCGTGGAATTCGAGCGGCGCCTGGCTGAAATTGTGGGTGGCAAGCCCGAACTGGCCGCTTTGATCCGCAAAATGGAGCAGGCTTACGACAAAGAGCTGACGGGCTCCCAGATGGACGACCTTAAGAGCTGGTTCGAGAAGCAGAATATCCGGCTCAATTGA
- a CDS encoding Gfo/Idh/MocA family oxidoreductase, whose protein sequence is MNTLGAAIIGSGWVAGEYIRAFMTNPKTELRALCSRTKEGAAAKAQEFGVSCDIYTDYEKMAGRDDIDIVVVASPPHVHKDHAVAAVQAGKHLVLEKPMAISLENCRAIRDAVAKAGVKSVVSFVLRWNPLYEIIKALIADNAIGNVFLGEVDYFHGVGPWYKLYSWNVKKEIGGSSLLAAGCHAMDGLRWFMGGEIAEVYQYSTFGKGSDFKEYEYDPTTCTMCKFADGRVGKVASCIECTQPYVFNINLVGTLGTIKNNLLFSKKKFPGQTGWAQIPTVLPDSGDVTHHPFSHEVAHLLACIETNKESHCNVADAYRTHEVCFAADLSAKEGKPVTLPLK, encoded by the coding sequence ATGAACACACTCGGAGCAGCGATCATTGGGAGCGGCTGGGTTGCCGGAGAGTACATTCGAGCATTCATGACAAATCCGAAAACCGAACTGCGCGCCCTGTGCTCGCGGACGAAAGAGGGCGCCGCCGCCAAGGCACAGGAATTCGGCGTTTCGTGCGACATCTATACGGACTACGAAAAGATGGCCGGTCGTGATGATATCGACATCGTGGTGGTCGCCTCGCCTCCCCACGTGCACAAGGACCACGCCGTCGCGGCGGTCCAGGCCGGCAAGCATCTCGTCCTCGAAAAGCCAATGGCGATCTCCCTCGAGAACTGCCGTGCGATCCGCGACGCGGTGGCAAAGGCGGGCGTGAAATCGGTGGTCAGCTTCGTGCTACGCTGGAATCCACTCTACGAAATCATCAAAGCCCTTATCGCCGATAATGCCATCGGAAACGTGTTCTTGGGGGAAGTGGACTATTTTCACGGCGTCGGGCCCTGGTACAAACTCTATTCCTGGAACGTCAAGAAGGAGATCGGGGGCAGTTCGCTTCTGGCGGCGGGGTGCCATGCCATGGACGGGTTGCGATGGTTCATGGGCGGCGAGATCGCCGAAGTCTATCAATATTCGACCTTCGGCAAAGGGTCGGACTTCAAAGAATACGAGTACGACCCCACGACGTGCACGATGTGCAAGTTCGCCGACGGCCGCGTCGGCAAAGTGGCCTCGTGCATCGAGTGCACTCAACCCTACGTGTTCAATATCAACCTCGTGGGCACGCTCGGCACGATCAAAAACAACCTGCTCTTCTCGAAGAAGAAGTTCCCCGGGCAGACGGGTTGGGCGCAGATCCCCACGGTGCTGCCTGACAGCGGCGACGTGACTCATCACCCGTTTTCCCATGAGGTAGCCCATCTGCTCGCGTGTATCGAGACGAACAAGGAGTCCCACTGCAACGTGGCCGATGCGTACCGTACCCACGAAGTCTGTTTTGCGGCGGATCTGTCCGCCAAGGAAGGAAAGCCCGTTACGCTGCCGTTGAAATAA
- a CDS encoding acyltransferase family protein — MQSSSEAGGAEASGGAGATPRLVYIDNIRIILSSLVVLFHLSVTYGAVGSWAYIETKAEFPASYFLTLFTATCQSFFMGMFFLISGYFTYGTLERKGTGRFLEERLVRLGIPLVLYIFFLEPLTWYFAQSWKPAHLSFLDILRNGYGRGVGAMWFLVALGCFSVLYAAARQAFDGLRAGIDERPFALKDAHIATFILCLSFVTFLVRLEFPVGRALPVVGFNVAHFSQYIALFTLGILAARNGLREPIAFQQAKRWLLFAGAMVLAGFPALFLAGGAVSGEVAPFLGGPHWQSFAYAFWEQATGIAIIAALLGIMRVKWNTAGRIERELAGAAYALYVFHPPIVVAVSIVFRDWALPPLAKFVVLSPIALAASFAVALSVRKIPYARRVF, encoded by the coding sequence ATGCAGTCCTCAAGCGAAGCCGGAGGGGCAGAAGCAAGTGGCGGGGCGGGTGCAACCCCGCGCCTCGTTTATATTGACAATATCCGGATCATCCTGTCGTCGCTGGTAGTGCTGTTTCACCTGTCCGTAACCTACGGGGCAGTGGGGTCTTGGGCCTATATCGAGACGAAAGCGGAGTTTCCTGCGAGTTATTTCCTGACGCTTTTCACAGCCACATGCCAGTCCTTCTTTATGGGCATGTTCTTCCTGATATCGGGCTATTTCACGTATGGCACCCTCGAGCGAAAGGGAACGGGGCGCTTTCTTGAGGAGCGCCTAGTCCGGCTGGGCATTCCGCTGGTCCTGTATATCTTTTTTCTCGAACCGTTGACGTGGTACTTCGCGCAATCCTGGAAACCGGCGCATCTCTCGTTTCTCGATATCTTGCGCAACGGTTATGGGCGCGGCGTCGGCGCGATGTGGTTCTTGGTTGCGTTGGGCTGTTTCAGCGTGCTGTATGCGGCCGCCCGTCAGGCGTTCGACGGGCTGCGAGCAGGCATTGACGAGAGACCGTTTGCGTTGAAAGATGCCCACATCGCGACGTTCATCCTGTGCCTGAGCTTTGTCACGTTTCTGGTGCGCCTCGAGTTCCCTGTCGGCCGCGCCCTGCCCGTAGTGGGATTCAACGTGGCGCATTTCTCCCAGTACATTGCGCTGTTCACGCTCGGGATACTAGCCGCGCGCAACGGGCTGCGTGAGCCCATCGCATTCCAGCAGGCCAAACGCTGGCTTCTGTTCGCCGGGGCAATGGTGCTGGCTGGTTTTCCAGCGCTGTTCCTGGCCGGAGGCGCGGTGTCGGGCGAGGTAGCGCCCTTCTTGGGCGGGCCGCATTGGCAGTCCTTTGCCTATGCCTTCTGGGAACAGGCCACCGGCATCGCCATCATTGCAGCGTTGTTGGGCATCATGCGAGTAAAATGGAACACAGCCGGCAGAATCGAGCGGGAACTGGCCGGCGCCGCCTATGCCTTGTATGTTTTCCATCCGCCTATCGTGGTTGCGGTGAGCATTGTGTTTCGTGACTGGGCGCTGCCGCCCCTCGCGAAATTCGTCGTCTTGTCGCCCATAGCATTGGCCGCGAGTTTTGCCGTCGCCCTTTCCGTTCGGAAAATCCCATACGCCCGCCGGGTGTTCTAG
- a CDS encoding glycoside hydrolase family 3 N-terminal domain-containing protein: protein MGPETKIQKYRATHQVVTMLLIFLMGVALGWVLRGGPGVKEDRISSVETVGAPAGKPVETEAPALPLPAGEEAAPGQSPAPAEVAAPAEPPAPEGPPAPEGPAEAGAVPAEEAAGALDVLEDVWPARHLIIAVNGSALNAEAKSFLSEVKPGGVVLLKNNIQNREQTIKLVASIKEAVGLGKEIYDLPLIAVDQEGGIANPLNLESAPGAPELGAKRDAEAARAVGQQFALSCKDRGIGILLAPVLDVVLPGAPEVIKARSFGKDRDVVQALGLAFAAGVMEGGVVPIGKHYPGHGAARQEAQSSVPVIELERGEDLAKVLFPFAQAVVSGIPGLIVGHIAVPRLDEEQPQRPASLSPVLVHEYLRNRWGFQGVIVSDDIAVAASATGGDIGSAAVQALGAGCDALILEDPSYERIRSICAAVDTAVTEGVLSRESLNDSKRRLDGLQTWLKNPVGLPGGVPKLEAESAAPVEAKIETPPPPETPSEARPAAETTAPPKPAGAAAQAQPETPKPEAETGKPTYHVVKKGDTLTRLAVQYGCSIADLKAWNKLEGEKILLDQKLRVSPPAKDMSR, encoded by the coding sequence GTGGGACCAGAAACCAAAATCCAGAAGTACCGCGCTACCCATCAGGTTGTGACTATGCTGCTGATTTTCCTGATGGGCGTAGCCCTCGGCTGGGTACTTCGGGGCGGCCCTGGCGTGAAGGAAGACCGGATTTCTTCCGTTGAGACCGTGGGCGCGCCCGCCGGGAAGCCCGTGGAAACGGAGGCGCCTGCTCTGCCCCTGCCTGCCGGGGAAGAAGCGGCGCCCGGGCAATCCCCGGCGCCGGCAGAGGTTGCGGCGCCGGCCGAACCGCCGGCGCCGGAAGGGCCGCCAGCGCCGGAAGGACCGGCCGAAGCCGGGGCCGTGCCCGCCGAAGAGGCTGCTGGTGCGCTCGATGTGCTTGAGGACGTATGGCCTGCGCGTCATCTGATCATTGCCGTCAACGGTTCGGCCCTGAACGCCGAGGCCAAATCGTTTCTTTCGGAGGTCAAGCCGGGCGGCGTCGTGTTGTTGAAAAACAACATCCAAAACCGCGAACAGACGATCAAGCTCGTTGCGAGCATCAAAGAGGCGGTCGGGCTGGGCAAGGAGATTTATGATCTGCCCCTCATCGCTGTCGACCAGGAGGGTGGAATAGCCAACCCGCTTAACCTCGAGTCCGCGCCGGGCGCGCCTGAACTGGGTGCAAAGCGCGACGCGGAGGCGGCGCGCGCGGTTGGCCAGCAGTTCGCGCTGTCATGCAAAGACCGCGGCATCGGCATTCTGCTGGCCCCCGTACTCGATGTGGTCTTGCCGGGCGCCCCCGAGGTCATTAAGGCGCGAAGTTTTGGCAAGGATAGGGACGTGGTCCAGGCGCTGGGGCTCGCGTTTGCCGCGGGCGTGATGGAGGGCGGCGTGGTGCCCATAGGGAAACATTATCCGGGCCACGGAGCGGCGAGACAGGAGGCGCAATCTTCCGTGCCCGTGATCGAACTGGAACGGGGCGAGGATCTGGCCAAGGTTCTGTTTCCCTTTGCCCAGGCGGTAGTCTCGGGCATCCCGGGTCTGATAGTTGGCCACATCGCAGTGCCCCGCCTGGACGAAGAGCAGCCGCAGCGTCCGGCTTCGCTGTCGCCGGTGCTCGTACATGAGTATTTGCGTAACCGTTGGGGATTCCAGGGGGTTATCGTGAGCGATGACATTGCCGTGGCGGCCTCGGCTACGGGTGGGGACATCGGGAGCGCCGCCGTACAGGCCCTGGGGGCCGGGTGTGACGCCCTGATTCTCGAAGACCCCTCGTACGAGCGGATTCGCAGCATCTGCGCGGCCGTCGACACGGCCGTAACCGAGGGCGTTCTCTCTCGCGAAAGCCTCAACGACAGCAAACGCCGCCTCGACGGTCTCCAGACGTGGCTGAAAAACCCTGTAGGACTGCCAGGCGGCGTGCCCAAACTCGAGGCGGAATCCGCTGCACCGGTCGAGGCCAAGATTGAAACACCCCCGCCCCCGGAGACTCCCTCGGAGGCTAGACCGGCGGCGGAGACAACCGCACCGCCAAAGCCGGCCGGGGCGGCTGCCCAGGCGCAGCCTGAAACCCCAAAGCCTGAGGCCGAGACCGGCAAGCCCACCTATCATGTTGTAAAGAAGGGCGATACCCTGACCCGGCTCGCGGTACAATACGGGTGCTCGATCGCCGACCTTAAGGCATGGAACAAGCTTGAAGGCGAGAAGATCCTGCTGGACCAGAAACTCCGGGTCAGCCCGCCGGCCAAAGACATGTCACGGTAG
- a CDS encoding ABC transporter permease → MKRFLAKHSPLVILAALCIVIAAVFPNFRKPGNIKKVAYRTPVFGIMASGETLVILTGGIDLSVGSVAALSGVVCGKTMNALEERGLPGAVTTGIVAGLAAATLCGVISGFLTAYGRIPSFISTLGMMMMARGAALVLTKGAPVGGFPARFAYLGGTRGWYIPVSFMLAIVALLTIMLVTSRSGRAIYAIGGNSQSARLSGIPVNRDRMSVFVICALLAGFAGIVESSRPMIAAPTGAEGYELEAVAACVIGGASLMGGEGTVIGALAGTLIMQILVNLCNLLHIETDWQKILVGGLVVALVSYDTYRKRRSGLLKE, encoded by the coding sequence ATGAAACGATTCCTGGCCAAACATTCGCCGCTAGTGATTCTTGCGGCCCTGTGCATCGTCATTGCGGCGGTCTTCCCGAATTTCCGCAAACCCGGCAACATCAAGAAGGTTGCCTACCGCACGCCCGTGTTCGGGATCATGGCTTCGGGCGAGACGCTGGTGATACTCACCGGCGGCATCGATCTCTCGGTCGGCAGCGTGGCCGCTCTCAGCGGCGTGGTCTGCGGCAAGACCATGAACGCCCTCGAAGAACGCGGGCTTCCTGGCGCCGTTACCACGGGCATCGTTGCCGGTCTTGCCGCGGCCACCTTATGCGGGGTCATCAGCGGATTCCTGACGGCCTATGGGCGTATTCCTTCGTTCATCTCGACTCTCGGCATGATGATGATGGCGCGGGGCGCGGCATTGGTGCTCACGAAGGGCGCGCCCGTGGGCGGGTTTCCCGCCCGGTTCGCCTACCTGGGCGGCACACGCGGCTGGTACATCCCCGTGTCGTTCATGCTGGCCATTGTGGCTTTGCTGACTATCATGCTCGTGACGTCGCGGTCAGGACGCGCCATTTACGCCATCGGCGGCAACAGCCAGAGCGCCCGCCTCTCGGGCATACCCGTAAACCGCGACCGGATGAGCGTCTTCGTGATTTGCGCCCTTCTGGCCGGGTTCGCGGGCATCGTCGAGAGTTCGCGGCCCATGATTGCCGCGCCCACCGGCGCCGAGGGATACGAGCTCGAAGCCGTCGCGGCATGCGTCATCGGCGGCGCCAGCCTGATGGGCGGCGAAGGCACGGTCATCGGCGCGCTCGCAGGCACGCTGATCATGCAGATACTCGTGAACCTCTGTAACCTCTTGCACATCGAGACAGATTGGCAGAAGATACTCGTGGGCGGGCTCGTCGTCGCCCTGGTATCGTACGACACCTACCGCAAAAGAAGATCGGGGCTATTGAAAGAATAG
- a CDS encoding M23 family metallopeptidase: protein MTTLFLLFTCLASEEPYQWPLELPPAVTSSFAEYRSGRFHAGIDLRTGGTGPEVYAAADGYVSRIRCGPWGYGKAVYLRDGGGRTFVYGHLAEFSSSLRDYVRRAQHARESYTVDLMPEPGEFRVKRGELIALAGRSGTRVPHLHWEVRDEQSRPLNPRLLDISWPDDTRPIIRKVLIVPKGTASAVNGDVVPVVLEARADSAAGSFACASVTARGEIGIAVDVIDPANGGSTVLGVHTVTTSADSREVFRVQNDRLSYETMSHGRVSWHPYYLSEGRFLLQWRWPGNDSDNFALSESSGWIEVGDKPRDVRIEARDFFGHSAVLPLRVEAGMPVPEEPVARGSGAPGTVKVDCFGEGLLVTAQFPDAEPETPVARCIGMASGTEAVFRRVGPGLFRAVVEAGSGSDDFSLSVEHPRLTPYLESFEVFERGAGRVAEVDDLVIRSDARSPYGTLYLRVSKETVTASPGLVVMGEGYRLWPADAPLDVPLEISFPQPAGAYELSQVHIYSKSGSGWVRQETGRSGGRLTVAASSLGVFAPMADTMAPAITAVHPTAENTVTTSARPEIRARVTDNASGIADVQITANGKWLLAEYDPFDSPAATITWLRDEDLPLGENEIVIRAVDGAGNVTVVSRRLRIDEEPAGTP, encoded by the coding sequence GTGACGACACTGTTCCTGCTCTTCACCTGTCTTGCATCGGAGGAGCCTTACCAATGGCCCCTCGAGCTGCCTCCCGCGGTTACCTCGAGCTTTGCCGAGTACCGGTCGGGACGATTTCATGCCGGCATCGACCTGCGAACGGGGGGAACGGGTCCGGAAGTATACGCCGCGGCGGACGGCTACGTGTCGCGGATTCGCTGTGGCCCGTGGGGTTATGGAAAAGCGGTGTATCTGCGGGACGGCGGCGGCAGGACCTTTGTTTACGGCCATCTCGCCGAGTTCTCGAGCAGCCTGCGCGACTATGTGCGGCGCGCCCAGCATGCCCGCGAGAGCTACACGGTTGACCTGATGCCCGAGCCGGGCGAATTCCGGGTGAAGCGGGGCGAGTTAATCGCCCTGGCCGGCCGTTCGGGCACGCGCGTTCCCCATTTGCACTGGGAGGTGCGCGACGAGCAGAGCCGCCCCCTGAATCCGCGTCTCCTGGATATCTCATGGCCCGACGATACGCGCCCCATCATTCGAAAAGTGCTCATTGTGCCCAAAGGGACGGCATCGGCTGTCAATGGCGATGTCGTGCCCGTGGTCTTGGAAGCGCGGGCCGACAGCGCCGCCGGAAGCTTTGCCTGCGCCTCCGTCACGGCCCGGGGAGAGATCGGCATCGCCGTGGACGTGATCGATCCCGCGAACGGCGGGAGCACCGTTCTCGGCGTGCACACAGTCACGACATCCGCGGACAGCCGGGAAGTCTTCAGGGTGCAGAACGACCGCCTCTCCTACGAGACCATGAGCCACGGACGTGTGTCCTGGCATCCGTACTACCTTTCTGAAGGGCGTTTCTTGCTGCAGTGGCGATGGCCCGGCAATGACTCCGACAATTTTGCGCTATCCGAATCCAGCGGCTGGATCGAGGTGGGTGATAAGCCCCGCGATGTGCGCATCGAGGCGCGCGACTTCTTCGGCCATTCGGCTGTGTTGCCTCTGCGCGTCGAAGCGGGCATGCCCGTTCCCGAGGAGCCGGTTGCGCGGGGAAGCGGCGCGCCGGGCACGGTCAAGGTCGACTGCTTCGGCGAAGGATTGCTGGTGACGGCCCAGTTTCCCGACGCAGAACCCGAGACGCCGGTGGCGCGCTGCATAGGGATGGCATCCGGCACGGAAGCCGTTTTCCGGCGTGTGGGCCCCGGCCTGTTTCGCGCCGTGGTCGAGGCCGGGTCAGGGAGCGATGACTTCTCGCTGTCGGTCGAGCATCCGCGGTTGACGCCGTACCTGGAATCGTTCGAGGTGTTTGAACGCGGCGCTGGACGGGTTGCCGAGGTCGATGATTTGGTTATCCGTTCGGACGCCCGCAGCCCCTACGGAACGCTTTACCTGCGCGTCTCGAAGGAAACGGTTACGGCATCGCCGGGCCTCGTTGTCATGGGGGAAGGGTATCGCCTGTGGCCGGCCGACGCGCCGCTGGATGTCCCTCTCGAGATTTCTTTTCCACAGCCCGCGGGCGCTTACGAGCTTTCACAGGTACACATCTATAGTAAATCGGGGTCGGGATGGGTGCGTCAGGAAACCGGGCGTAGCGGCGGGCGCCTGACAGTGGCGGCTTCCAGCCTCGGGGTGTTTGCGCCCATGGCCGATACGATGGCGCCGGCGATCACGGCCGTTCACCCGACTGCCGAAAACACCGTCACCACGAGCGCGCGCCCTGAAATCCGGGCGCGGGTTACGGACAACGCCAGCGGGATCGCCGACGTCCAGATTACTGCAAACGGCAAGTGGCTCTTGGCGGAATATGACCCCTTTGACTCCCCGGCGGCTACCATTACGTGGCTGCGGGATGAAGACCTTCCGCTCGGCGAGAACGAGATCGTGATCCGGGCTGTCGACGGAGCGGGAAACGTGACCGTGGTGTCGCGCCGGCTCCGGATCGACGAGGAACCGGCCGGAACGCCCTGA